The following nucleotide sequence is from Leopardus geoffroyi isolate Oge1 chromosome A1, O.geoffroyi_Oge1_pat1.0, whole genome shotgun sequence.
aaaaaaaattttttaatccagaaacataaaaattttttatagatttaaagTGACCTTAATGTCATATATACTTGCGTGTGTTTTCAGAGTGTGTGAGTATACTGTAGTATTAGTTCTACTAATCAATTTTGGGGGGTTTTGGGGTCAATATCAAAATAAACTCGTAATATTACAGACTTTTATTTATCTAACTTGCAAAGCAGGCACACAGCTTCTTAGCACTGCTTAAGACTCATGCTAgtattttctttccataaaaaaCAATGccaggggggggcgcctgggtggcgcagtcggttaagcgtctgacttcagccaggtcacgatctcgcggtccgtgagttcgagccccgcgtcgggctctgggctgatggctcagagcctggagcctgtttccaattctgtgtctctctctctctctgcccctcccccgttcatgctctgtctctctctgtcccaaaaataaataaacgttgaaaaaaaaaatttaaaaaaaaaaaaaaaaaaaaaaaaacaatgccaggggagcctggaaggctcagttaagcgtctgactttggctcagaggtcatgatctcactgttcgtgagtttgagccccgtgtcgggctctgggctgacagctcggctCTCAAAATCTCAGGGACAGGagtcttttaaaagcatttaatctACTCACTTTTAATACTTCAATccattctttttaacttttaagagtGAACACATCTTGAATTCTAGAGATGGAAATTCCCTATTTTTAAACTGACGAATCAGAAAATTAATTCCTGACATCCAAGGCAATATAGTGTATGTGGTGGTATAACCTGTCAAGTTGGAGAAACCTGGGCTCCAGActctcctgctcctctctgtGGCCTTGCAGCTGACTGAACTTCCAGGAGTCTTctttccctattttatagatgtgggTAATAGTACTACTGGCTGAAAGGCTTgctgtgaaaacagaaaaagataataCAAAGTCTATCAGAATCCAATACTTTATAGGTATATGCAAATAGCTTGTTCTTTGATACACAGTTAGTACAACCAGAGTGAATATACCTTCAATTCTCATACTAGACCAATAGGTCTAATATGTTTGCTTACTCCTCCAATGTTTTTCAGCAAAGCTGAATAATTTTGCATAGCAAGAAAAACCTGCTTTCCACCAAGTACACTGTAGGATTTCTTCTTTAACTCTTGCAATGGTGTCTATACAATTTTAGCATTGGTATATATAAATGTCCAtgtttctctgtgattttttttcctgccctgtCATCAATCACTTCTCTTCATGAATTCTCTAAAAGTTAATTGATTTTTGGTTAATTATAATTCTGTTCCCAGCAcacattgtggaaaaaaaaacaaactatacaCAACAATGTACATGCAACTTCAATTGAGCACAAAATATCCTATttaacagaaacagacacatgcTACACTGAATTTTAGCAAATCCGGACAACCACTTGGATCAACTTTAGGAATGGGTAAACACTAATGGAATATTAAATTTCGGGattcatgggtggctcagtcagttgagcatctgacttcagctcaggtcatgatctcgtggttcatgggtttgagccccaagtcgggctctgtgctgccaactcagagcctggagcctgcttcggattctgtgtctccctcgctctctgtccctccccaccttgtgttctctctctctcaaaaacaaacttacataaaaagattttttttttaatttctaccctGTAATACACGAAATTTTATCCTCAATAAAgacctatttagaaaaaaaatctttaaaacaaatggagacttaacattattttttaattaattaaatttacatttttatattttatctttttaagtctattttttccCTAGGAAAGAGAGTATTAGTCTGGGGCACCTAGctgagttggtagagcatgtgactcttgacctcaggttCATAAATttaagccctatgttgggcatagaacttatgttaaaatatatatatacatacaaaatatatatatgcatatacacacacatacatggttttcttttcttgtgaagtttttgtctggttttagtattaAGGAATACTGGCCTTACTAAATGGGTTAGGAAGTATTCTCTCCTATTTTCCAGAAGAGTTTGTGAAGTTAATTCTTTCCTAAGTTTCTGACAGAATTCACCAATAAAGACACTTGGTTCCAGGCTTTTATTTGTGGGAATCTGTTTCTCAAAAGTTAGGGAATGTCAACCTTAATTCCTGTAATCcatgagaaattaaaagaagaacagaagaaatcCCCGGGAAGGGATTATTTGTCTCTTCattcaagttgaggaagttctttGTATTCTCAGTTTGTTGAGTATCTTTATCATGAAAGGGAGCTGcattttgtctaatgctttttctgtgtttacGGAGATGCAGTTTTTGTCCTTCATTAATGCAGTGTGTTACATTCATTACTgtatgttgaaccaaccttgcattcctggaataaatcccagttggttaTTGGGTAGTGTCCTTTTAACATTGCTGGATTCCATTTGCTAccattttgaggatttttgcatctattttcacaAAAGATGAGGTCTActggggctctggggtggctcagtaggttacacatctgactcttggatttcggATCAGTGTCTATAGATCTACAGAtatagagccccacgtcaggctggtGCTGACAGTTGGTGCTGGTATTAGGGTAGtttggcctcacagaatgagtgggaagtgttctctcttctatttttggaagagtttatggATGACTGGTGTCAATTCTTCCTTAAGTATTTGGTAGAACTAACCAGTAAAGCCACTTGGTCctaggcttttctttgtgggactCATcttttaacctactgagccacccaggcacccctgtggactcatcttttaaaagaagatatttcaaCTAATTCCTTTAATCCATGAGAAATTAGAAAGATGAGCAGAAGAAATGACCTGGCTAATATTCTTGGTtgtttaggggggaaaaaaaagtgatttttaaaaaggcagcatataggggcgcctgggtggctcagtcaaacttctgacttcagctcagatcgtgatctcatggttcaggagtctgagccccacgttgggctctgtcctgacagctcagagcctggagcctgcttcaaattctgtgtctccctctctctctgcccctcccctgctcgtgctctctctcactctctctctcaaaaatatttttcttaatttaaaaaggcAGTGTATAATAAGAAAGGAGGCAGTCTTTCTTTCATGTAggttatccactcatctattaaTACACCCTTTTCAAAATTTAAGTCTTATAGGTCTTAGGTATCTTTggttatctaatttaatcctcacaagaaccccAGGAGGTTCAATCACCCTCAGTTGACAcgtgagaaaaataaagctaagagAAGTTACATAAACTGTCCTAAGTCACAGTTAGATATACAGTAATGTTTATGAGCGGGAACTCAGAAGTCACAATCCCTCCTCGACTACCCAATAACTTGGCACACGAAGTCAACTACTAACCTCAGGGCCCCAGTTTCTTCACCTCTTAAACGAGAGCACCACCACCATATACTTCTCAGGATCATTGTATGAACAAAATGCACGTAGAAAGTGCTTGTGACAGTGCCTGGTTTACAGTACGTACGCATGACATCAGCAGTGATTTCTACTAGTACTAGGTATTGCCCAGTGAGATCATTTAAGTTTCAATGGTTCTAAAACTCCGAGTTTTAAGgcaaatgagaaattttaaatcttaGATTGGAAAGGAACCAGTTAAAAGGAACTCGATTCCAGGCAGGCACAGATGAACAATTTTACTAGTACTTTTTATACCTTCTGATTGTATTACACATGCATCCAGTCAAAAAGCAAAAGCACTAAGGTGGGGCAGGGGACCACATAAAATgtggtctttatttaaaaatatatctcattCAGGGGcgtgtaggtggctcagttggttaagcgtctgacttcagctcaggtcatctcacggttcatgagttcaagccccgcatcaggctctgtgctgagagctcagagcctggagcccgcttgggattctgtgtctccctctctctctgcccctcccccgcttgtgtgctccacgctctctctctcaaaaataaataaacgttaaaaaaattaaaaaaatatatatatctcattcatttaaaaatatatagagaataccttgtttacagttttaaattttgtttttcattgacaGGAACATTATAATCCATTTTTCCATAGCACTTTCTTTTGCTATAAACCAAGTATGTTTAACATGTGAATACTCAAAACACATTGAAGATTctctaaattctttaaaaaaaaattctccaaatagTTTTCACAGCACACAGTTAAGCTTAATTTAAAAGTACATCTGTTGCAGTTAAAAAAGCATCCAACCAGCACTTTCCTGACAAAGTCCTACAGTAAGCTATACAGGTTACAACTACATTCAGTGCACTTTTACTTTGCTTCAGAGTCATTATGAGCTGAATTTGCACACTATTCAAAGTAGTTCCTGGTTCCCCATCTCATTTGTCCCTCCCCGTAGCCCCCTAATTGGGGGTGTGGCATCCAGGAGAGttcccatttccattttaaagatgtggaaaCCAAGCTAGTTACCTAAGCTAGTTACCATGATGGGCCTCGAATTCAAGACTCTGCATTCTGCTTCCAACTGTCACTTTGTCCCTTAGGCTATCTAGCAGGGCAAAGTGAACTCTAATTAAAGGATGCAACAGCATGATTGCCAAAACGGCAGCAACAGCCTCTGCCCAGACGTTTACCTCTCATGGTTCTTGGAAGATAACCTGTTAGTTGAACTGTCTGTCCTGTTAAGATAAGTTAGGTGGAGACAGATGAGAACACCCATTTTCAGATAGGTCAGAAAATCTGTTGTTGTGGGGGCACATTCACTCCAACACACAGTTCACTCTGGGCTTCTCATGATCCAGTCACTAGGCTTGTTGGCTTATGTACCCTGGCTGGTGCAAAGGAGAACTCCCACACAGTGCTTTACCTCTGTTCCAAGTCCACTCTAAGTACAATTACAGCAAGTGTACAACATGGCAGTGATTCTATTCAAGaccctcaaaaaaattttttttaatgctgaagagCTAAGATACAGAATGATTTCAAAAATCAATACAATTCTTCCCTTAAAAACAACcagcaacaaaacccaaaaaactctactcattaaaaaattaaaatgttccatTTCCTAAATTAGAGGTAAAGAGACTTAACCTTGGCTCACCTTAGTCCTTAGTTTAACTTCCCTCAACCACCATTCACTTGTGCCATACCCTGCAGTTAACTCTCTAGATCCAgttctccccccccacccccacccccttgctaAAAATGTAACTTCAGGTACTGGGAAACAGGACTTAACCAATTCAAACAGCAGGATGTCAGTGTAGTGGACCAACAGCATTCCGACTATAATAATTTATTGCAATCATTATTTATCTGGCAGTTAATATAGGGTTATCAATGTgtcttctctgtcttattttacaCACATCTCAATTTAACTCTAACAACTCCATCAGGTACTATTATGCCCATTATTTGGGGAGAACTGGGGCACAAAGGGTAAGTAaattgcccaagttcacacagcagCAAATGGTCCATAAAAGACTTGAACCAGGGCCTTAACCTTAAGCACTACACCAAAACTGCCCTGCCCTCAACTATAATCCCAAACGTGATCATAAAATTAATGGcatgaccttgggccagtcattTCATacttctgggtctcagtttcctccactATAATACGACCTACCCTAATTAATAGCAGGGGCTTTCCTGCTTTTAATGTCCGGTGAATTTCCGACTGGattactccccacccccaaataggTGTGTATGGTAAGACTGAAGTTCTTCAACCACGGCGTGTTCTAGCACATTCTCCATAGTCTTCGGGGTGCTAGGGTTCAGTCTTCGCTTTGCGGCTTTATTTTCCAGTATTGAACCTGTAATGCTAATCCTAAACATTCTCTCTCGTTCTGGTACTACATTTTCCCACTGCTAGGAGTACCGACTAGGCCTGATCCCACCCCAGACCTTTACCGGCTATTCCAACCCACCCCGCGGTTTCCCAGGTAGCCAGGAAAGGCCTTAGAAAGCCCTAGAAGCAAAGCCATAAGAAGAAGTTGGCTACCCAGAGGTCAAGGGAGGCTTCAGGCCACCTGCCACGCCTCCCGACCCCGGCAGCGCGGCCTCGGCCTGGCTCCCCAAACCAAGCGGCCCCGGTTAGGGCCTCGTCCCTCACAACTAGCGCGTCTGCCGAGGCCTGGGCCCTAGAAACCCAGCCCGACCCCCTCGGCCCCGGCCACGCCCGGCCCTTCGGCGCCGCACCGCGCACCCGGGCCCCCCGGGGTCCTCATAGGCCGGAGGACACGCGCAGGCCTCCTGTCTCACCTCGAGTTTTACGGGGACCGCCGGCGGCGCCCGCGCCTCCACCCGCCCGCACACCTGGCCCCGCGCTGCAGTGGAGACAGCGGCAGAGACTGCCCGACCGTCACGTGCCGCAGAACCAAGAGGCCTCGGCTACCGCTGCTGCCGCGCGAGCGAGCCCCACCGCGCAAAGCCCGGCCCTGCGCCCGCCCCTCGCTCCTGAGTAGCTACGGACGGCACCAAGTCCCGCCCCCCCGTGCAAGCTCCAGGGTTCGGTTGGTCGGTGAGGCCATCGCTCTAGGCACCTTCCCATACGCCCCCTAGGGCTATTCTTCGTGGAGTGTGGGGATTGGCTAGGAGTGAGGCAGGAAGTGGCTGTTGGTTGGgtaggagagaagggggaggaacaGCAGCGGAATAGGGAACCTCGGGCGCGCGCACCCTGGGGCGGGGCCGGTCTGGCACGCGTTCCCGCGCCCGGTTGTCCTGGTGCCTTAGTGGGCCAGTTGCCCGATGTTTCATTCCCATATCTTTGGCTTCTTCCCCGCCGGTGCCTGGACCTAGAACCCAGGATGGGCATCCCGTTCACTTTGCTTAGGGGGCAAATGACAGCCGGCAGAAGGAGTGGGAGATCGGCTGAGCCTTTGGGAAGGGCCAGTTCCCAGAGGCAGCATGTGCGGGGATCAGATGGAACCCCTCACCGGCTTCTTTGGCCCGGCCTGAAGTTGACTGCACAGCTCTGGGTAACCAGGCACCACCGTTCCTGCAGAGTCATCTCTCTGGGCGCAGCAGCCTGCGGCCGCCTCCTTACCCAACACACAGTCCAGAATACTATAATCCAAGGTTATTTCCACTTTCAGTTTGTGATGTTTCCTTAAATAAGATTAAACATAAAGGCACAGAGACTGACGGCAGGATTGAGAGAAAAGGATAGTGCAATGGAAAGATTTCAGACACACCACAATTTTTATAACCCACTTTAATAtgttgaagaaatggaaatggcCAATGGCTTTTCTAGACCTTTTTGGGTCCTGGTCTCTGACTTCCATTTGTTTGGATACCCAAAGGCTGAATCTTAGGATGGAAAAAAATTGGAATCAGTAGATGTATCACCTATCTCAAGAACCAGCATTATTTTCTCTTGCCACTt
It contains:
- the LOC123578276 gene encoding atherin-like yields the protein MIAKTAATASAQTFTSHGSWKITSRPRPGSPNQAAPVRASSLTTSASAEAWALETQPDPLGPGHARPFGAAPRTRAPRGPHRPEDTRRPPVSPRVLRGPPAAPAPPPARTPGPALQWRQRQRLPDRHVPQNQEASATAAAARASPTAQSPALRPPLAPE